A window of the Tripterygium wilfordii isolate XIE 37 chromosome 12, ASM1340144v1, whole genome shotgun sequence genome harbors these coding sequences:
- the LOC120011267 gene encoding auxin-induced protein AUX22 — MEKGGGLELEITELRLGLPGRCGGGQDKNEKKRGFSEISDKESKTQVVGWPPVCSYRKKNITSEMSRMYIKVSMDGAPFLRKIDLSVHKGYSDLALALDKLFGCFGIGKSLRMEDEENGSDYVPIYEDKDGDWMLVGDVPWRMFVEGCKRLRIMKRSEAKGFKLHLKGGNTLEGASREDH, encoded by the exons ATGGAAAAAGGTGGTGGTTTGGAGCTTGAGATCACGGAGCTCCGATTAGGTCTCCCGGGCCGGTGCGGTGGTGGTcaggataaaaatgagaagaagAGGGGCTTTTCGGAGATTTCGGACAAAGAGAGCAAGACACAAGTGGTTGGTTGGCCGCCGGTTTGTTCATACAGGAAGAAAAATATTACGAGTGAAATGTCGAGAATGTACATCAAGGTTAGCATGGATGGGGCTCCGTTTCTTCGTAAGATTGATCTGAGTGTGCACAAAGGGTATTCGGATCTTGCTTTGGCTTTGGATAAGCTGTTTGGATGTTTTGGTATAG GCAAATCATTAAGAATGGAGGATGAAGAAAATGGGTCGGATTACGTGCCTATATATGAAGACAAAGATGGAGATTGGATGCTAGTTGGAGACGTTCCCTGGCG AATGTTTGTAGAAGGATGCAAGAGGCTGAGAATCATGAAGAGATCAGAAGCCAAAGGTTTTAAATTGCACCTCAAAGGGGGCAATACTCTCGAGGGAGCTTCAAGGGAAGATCATTAA